Genomic segment of Magnetospirillum sp. WYHS-4:
CAGGCGGCCGTTGCGCAGCCCGGCGGCCCAGGCCGGGCCGTGGACCAGCACCACCGGCACCGGATTCAAGGTATGGGCCGTGTGGGGCTGGCCAGTTTCCTCGTCGCGCATCTGTTCGCAGTTGCCGTGGTCGGCTGTGACCAGCAGGACACCGCCCGCCTCGCCCACCGCCCTTTCCAGCCGGCCCAGGCAGCCGTCCAGGGTCGCGGCGGCCTTGGCGGCCGCCTCCAGGAACCCGGTATGGCCCACCATGTCGCCGTTGGCGTAGTTGACGATCACCACGTCGAAGCGGCCCGACGCGATGGCCTCCACCAGCCGGTCCGTGACCTCGCGAGCCGACATCTCGGGTTGCAGGTCATAGGTGGCGACCTTGGGCGAGGGCACCAGGATGCGCTCCTCGCCCGCGAAGACCTGTTCGCGTCCGCCATTGAAGAAGAAGGTGACGTGGGCGTACTTTTCCGTTTCGGCGATGCGCAACTGGGTCAGGCCGGCCTCGGACACCAGTTCACCGAAAATGCGGGTCAGTTCGCCGGGCGGGAACAGGTTGTCCAGGAAGCGGCTCAGGTCCTTGGAATATTCCGCCATTCCCACGCGGGCGGCGAACCGCACCACCTTGGGGCGGGAAAAGCCGGAAAAGTCGGGATCGCAGAGGGCTTCCAGGATCTCGCGGGCCCGATCGGCACGGAAATTGGCCATGATCAGGCCATCGCCGTCCCGCATGCCGGAGTAGCCGCCGATGGCGGTGGGCAGCATGAATTCGTCGCCCTTGTCGGCCAAGTAGCTGGCCTGGATGGCGGTAGCCGGGTCGGCGGCCTTCTCGCCCTCGCCCTGTGTCAGGCAGGCGTAGGCTTTGAAGACCCGCTCCCAGCGCTTGTCGCGGTCCATGGCGTAGTAGCGCCCGCCCACGGTCGCCACCGTCACACCGCGTGTCCCGGCCAAGCTGGCGAGGAACTGGCCCATGTAGTCGGCGGCGCTCCGGGGCGGCGTGTCGCGGCCGTCCAGAAAGGCATGGATCTTCACGGAGATCCCGGCCGCCGCGACGATGCGTGCCAGCCCGGCGAT
This window contains:
- the gpmI gene encoding 2,3-bisphosphoglycerate-independent phosphoglycerate mutase → MTETAALPPRPVVLCILDGWGWREDPKDNAIAAAETPNWDRFVRQYPLAFLEASALQVGLPEGQMGNSEVGHMNLGAGRVVMQDLPRIDQAFREGTLGDSPALRKLVDALRQSGGTCHLMGLLSPGGVHSHQDHIAGLARIVAAAGISVKIHAFLDGRDTPPRSAADYMGQFLASLAGTRGVTVATVGGRYYAMDRDKRWERVFKAYACLTQGEGEKAADPATAIQASYLADKGDEFMLPTAIGGYSGMRDGDGLIMANFRADRAREILEALCDPDFSGFSRPKVVRFAARVGMAEYSKDLSRFLDNLFPPGELTRIFGELVSEAGLTQLRIAETEKYAHVTFFFNGGREQVFAGEERILVPSPKVATYDLQPEMSAREVTDRLVEAIASGRFDVVIVNYANGDMVGHTGFLEAAAKAAATLDGCLGRLERAVGEAGGVLLVTADHGNCEQMRDEETGQPHTAHTLNPVPVVLVHGPAWAAGLRNGRLADVAPTLLRLLGLPQPKEMTGRPLIVETGDRQAAAQ